The sequence GCCTACGTGTTACCATTAAGAATGTTAACCTTGTTGCAGCAGAGCAAGAGTGGAAGTTGCATGGTGCATTAGGCTTGATTATTAAAGGGAAGGGTGTTCAAGCCATTTATGGTCCGAAAGCGGACGTGCTGAAGTCAGATATTCAAGACCGTATAGGGGCGTAATGATGAAGCTTTTAACGTTAAATTGTCATTCCTGGATGGAAGAGAATCAGCTGGAGAAAATAACGACATTAGCCGAAACGATTAAGGAAAAATCCTATGATGTGATTGCCCTGCAGGAGGTGAATCAGTCCATCGATGCCGAAATCATCGAGGGACACATTAAAAAGGATAATTTTGCCCTCGTTCTTCTTGAGGAATTAAAGCAGCTAGGTGTAAATGACTATCAATTTACCTGGGATTTCTCTCATATTGGGTATGATATTTATGAAGAAGGAGTCGCTTTCTTAACGAAGCATTCAATTGAGGAGACAAATGCTTTTTTCGTTTCTGAGTCTGACGATACGAATGATTGGAAGACAAGGAAAGTAATCCGGATAAAGCTTACCATTGACAATGAATCGATGTCCTTTTATTCCTGCCATCTTGGCTGGTGGGTCGATGAAGCGGACCCATTTAAGAACCAA comes from Bacillus tuaregi and encodes:
- a CDS encoding endonuclease/exonuclease/phosphatase family protein gives rise to the protein MKLLTLNCHSWMEENQLEKITTLAETIKEKSYDVIALQEVNQSIDAEIIEGHIKKDNFALVLLEELKQLGVNDYQFTWDFSHIGYDIYEEGVAFLTKHSIEETNAFFVSESDDTNDWKTRKVIRIKLTIDNESMSFYSCHLGWWVDEADPFKNQFDRLYRIAVKDEKFFLMGDFNNPAEIREKGYDYIMSYGLHDTYALANKRDSGITVAGNIAGWDQNKQDLRIDYIFSSTPVEVKESTVIFNGKNKPVISDHFGVEITI